The DNA region CTTAAAGAAATCCATTAGGACTGACCGTCAGATTCATAATAGCCAATGAGTTTTTCTTTGGCTAATGGAATTGAATCAACGAACGTTTGCATTGGCGTCTTCCCGTAGCAATACTTGCCGCTGTGAGTTCGCTCGTAGTTATATTGCCGTATCCACTCGGTAAGGTCAAGTTGTATCTCGTCGATGGTGTGGTACACTTTTTTACGGAAGGCAACCGAGTAGAACTCTTCCTTGCAGGTCTTGTTGAATCGTTCACAAATGCCGTTCGTTTGAGGATGGCGGGTTTTTGTCCGGGTATGCTCAATGTTTTCAAGATCCAGGTATAACACATATTCGTGATGCTCCCGGTTCCCGCAGTATTCACTCCCCCGGTCCGTGAGGATCCGTAGCAGGGGAATGTCTTGGGAATCGAAAAAGGGAATCACCACATCGTTCAGCATATCGGCGGCTACCAAGGCATTCTTGCGGTCGTACACCTTGCAGAAAGCGACCTTGGAATACGTGTCGATAAAAGTTTGCTGGTAAATATGCCCGACACCCTTGATGTTTCCCACATAGTAGGTGTCCTGAGCCCCCAAATATCCCGGATGCTCGGTCTCTATTTCCCCGTGAGCCTCTTTGTCTTCCTGGGCTCGCTCCATGGCCGCCAATTGGCTCTCCGTGAGGATGAGATGCTCCTGGGCCATCTTCGCTTCCAGCGCCTTCAGCCGTGCCTTAAATGTAGCCAGGTCATGGCGAAGCCAGATGCTGCGAATCCCACCGGGGGAGACCAACATGCCCCGTTTCTTCAGCTCATTGCTGACCCGCAATTGCCCATAGGCCGGTTGCTCATACGCAAAGTCCACCACCGCCTTCTCCACCTCAGGATCCACCCGGTTCTTTTCGTTGGGTTTTTGCTTGCTGATTTCCTGCAACGCCAGTTCGCCCCCGGTCTCATACAGGGTCTTAAACCGGTAGAAACTGTCCCGGGAATACCCCATGACCTTGCATGCTTGCGACACATTCCCAAGCTGCTTTGCCAGCTCAAGTATCCCGACCTTCGTTTTGATGATTTTTTGTTGGTTCGTCATCTTCCGCTCCTTGCTGATTAGTATATCATATTTTTCAACAAGTGTCAGATATTATCTTGACTAGTACAATTTATAGAACAGAGCCATATTTATATTTTGCTGTTACAGCAAAATATAATGGCCTAACCTGATTTATCCACACTCCTTTTCCTCGCCTACTTTTCCACCAAAACCTGCGCCGACTCGGATACCTTCGTCCTTTCGCCATATTCCCTCATCGCCGCTTCAACCAGAAACTCAATCTCAGCGCTGATGCTCCGCTTATGCAGCAATGCAAGCTCCGAAACAGCGGCATCCATCCATAGGGGGATCTGAATTGTCCGGGGCTTCTTCCGTTCTTTCATGTGGCCCAATATAGTCCCAAAATGGGACTATTGTCAACATAAAATTTGGGTAAATTGAAATTTATGCAAATTTATTCGATAATAAGATCATGAAAAAGGTTCAGCACAATGTCAGATGGGAAGGGTGGCTTTCAAACGCCATAGACGAATGGGGGAAGGAACACGGCGACAAGAGCTTTTCCGATTCGGTGAACTATCTGCTCGCCTGTGAATTGGATCGGCTTGGCTATAAGCGGGAAGCCTATGAGCCGGGTATTTATGAAAAAACTAAAGCCGAACCCGCCGTAAAGAAGCCATAAGAGGCCCCTTCGCGGTTCTTCATTCTTTTCCCCGCTTAATTGACCCGCCCTTACTCCCTTCTATATAATAAACTCATGTCCGGAGCAGCCCCTAACCATTGGCGCCAGCGGTCGGACCATCAAATTTTTTGGAGTTTTCCATGTCAGAAGAACTTACCGAGTATCAAGGCCCTGCTACTATGGAGAAAATCACGTCCCTCGCCAAGAGACGGGGTTTTGTGTTTCAGTCGTCGGAGATTTACGGGGGCCAGAGCGGCGCCTGGGATTATGGGCCCCTGGGGATTGAGCTGAAAAACCGGATTTCCCGGAACTGGTGGAAGGAAATGACCCAGCTTCACGACAATATCGTGGGCTTGGATGCGGCTATCCTGATGCACCCCCGGACCTGGGAGGCCTCGGGGCACGTAGAAAACTTTACCGATCCCCTGGTGGACTGTAAGAAGTGCAAAACCCGGTTCCGGGCGGACCAGATTGATCCGAAAAACCTGGCGGAAAAGAAGTGTCCCGACTGCGGCGGGGAGCTGACCGATACCAGGAAGTTCAACCTCATGTTCAAGACCCATATCGGCCCGGTGGAATCGGCGGCCGGAGAGGTGGACAACAACCTTATCTACCTGCGGCCGGAAACCGCCCAGGGGATCTACGTGAACTACAAGAATATCATCCAGTCCAACCGGATGAAGATACCCTTTGGGATTGCCCAAATCGGCAAGGCCTTCCGGAACGAGATTGTCACGAAAAACTTCATCTTCCGGACCTGCGAATTTGAGCAAATGGAAATGCAGTACTTTGTCAAACCGGGCACGGATGTGGATACCTTCAACGAATGGAAAAAACAACGCTGGGCCTACTACGAAAAGCTGGGGGTCAAGATGGACCACCTGCGCTGGCACCAGCACGGGCCGGATGAGCTGGCCCACTATGCCAAGGATGCCTACGATATTGAGTACCTTTTCCCCATGGGCTGGAAGGAGCTTGAGGGTGTCCACAACAGGTCCAACTACGACCTGACCCGGCACACCGAATACTCAGGCAAGGACCTTCAGTACATCGACCAGGAGAATAACAATGAGCGGTACATCCCCTTCATCATCGAAACTTCTGCGGGCCTTACCCGGACTTTGCTGATGATCCTCTGCGACGCCTACGACGAAGAAAAAGTGGCGGACAAGGGCAACGACGACGATTGGCGGACTGTGCTCCGCTTCCACCCCACGGTAGCGCCCATCACCGTAGCGATTCTACCGCTGATGAAGAAGGACGGCCTGGCGGAACTGGCCCAGGATATCCGTAATGAGCTGAAGGAAGATTTCTCCACCGATTATGATCAGGGCGGGGCTATTGGTCGGCGTTACCGCCGGCAGGACGAGGCAGGGACCCCCTTCTGCGTCACCATCGACTATGAGTCCAAGGACAACGGCACAGTAACCCTGCGCTTCCGGGATTCCATGGAACAGGTGCGGGTGCCCCGGACGGAACTGGCCGAACGGCTGCGGAAGGAAATCAAGGAATACAAGCGGATAAAGTAAGGGCCTGATCGCATGGCCGATCAGAAAAACATGCGGGATAACGGCGCCTTTTTCGCCCAGGTCCGGGGACGGGTCCAGGGCGTGGGGTTCCGTTATTCTGCTTACCACGAGGCAAGCCGCCTGGGACTGACCGGCTGGGTGCGGAATACCTATGACGGCGAAGTAGAGGTCTGGGCAGAAGGGCCCCAGGAAAGCCTGGACACCCTGATCCAATGGCTCTACCAGGGGCCGCCCAGAGCGAGGGTGGATGAGGTGGATGCGGAAACAAAGAGCCCCACCGGGGCGTATAGGGTGTTTTCAATTGAGTAACCAATGACGATGCGAAATTCATGGAATAACCATGCGCTGTTTTATCTCCTCTGGCCTCTGATGGTTGAACAGATCCTTACTATTACTGTTGGTATACTTGACACAGTAATGGTGTCGGTTGTTGGCCAGCACGCTGTCTCCGGAGTTTCCCTGGTTGATTCGATTACCATCCTGCTTATTATTGCCTTCGGGGCCCTGTCCACCGGTGGTTCCGTGGTGGTCAGCCAGTATATAGGCCGCAGGGATTTTAAAAAATCAAGCCTGGCTTCTAAGCAGCTTATTTACACCAGCGTTGTTGTAGCTGCGATTATCACGGCATTGTCCCTCTTGTGTTACCGTCCCATGCTGCAGATTATTTACGGTAAGATAGAAGCGGATGTCATGGGCGCCGCCGAAACCTATTTCTGGATAACCCTTTTAAGCTATCCCTTCCTGGCGGTCAATAATGCCGCAGCATCCCTATTCCGTAGTGTCGGTAACAGCGCTATCCCCATGAAAATCAGTATTCTGGTAAACCTGATTAATTTTGCCGGCAACGCCATTTTGATATATGGGTTCCACATGGGTGTGACCGGCGCTGCCATAGCAACCCTTACCAGCCGGGCCGTCGCTGCCATTGTGTTATTACTGCTGCTTAGATCCCGCGCGCCCGAATCCATATCAATCTCAGGTTTGTCCAAGATTAGGCTGGAGTTCCCTATGATCCGCAGTATTCTTAACATAGGAATCCCCAGCGCCCTGGAAAATTCCATGTTCCAAATCGGCAAAATCATGGTCTCCCGGATCTTTACCTTTTTTGGTACCGGTGCCATAGCGGCCAATGCCATTGCCGGAATCTTTAGTACCTTTATGGTTATGCCAGGACAGGCAGCTTCTCTGGCCATGCTTACCATTGTGGGCCAGTGCGTAGGCGCCAGGGCTTACGAAGACGCCCGGTATTTTGCCGCTAAGTTGATAAAATTAACCTACGCCGGCCATCTTATTTTATGTACTTTGTGCATCATCTTTATGGACCCCTTAACCGGTATGTTTGGGCTGACCGCAGAAGCCCAGGATCTGGCAAAAAAATACCTATTAGTTCATACCATTTTTACCCCTATCACCTGGCCCCTAAGCTTCGTCCTGCCCAACGCCCTCCGTGCCGCCGGAGATGTCCGGTATAGCATGATCGTTGCCATCATTTCCATGTGGACTATCCGGGTAAGCGTCTCCTATCTACTATCTTACACCCTTGGTTTCGGCTCCATGGGGGTGTGGTACGCCATGGTGGTGGACTGGGCAGTTCGGGGGACTTTTTACCTTATTCGGTGGAAGGGCAACAAGTGGCAGAACAAGGCAGTGATTAAATCTTAGAGGGTTTAAATACAAGGCTTTCGCCTTGACCGTATTGAAAGGCGCTCCGGTTCGACTCCACATAGGGTCGGTAAAGTAGCATTATTTTATTCATGTTGAGGGGTATTAAACCCCGAATACAAATACCTTATGAGAACAACATACCTCGTCCCTTTAGGGCGAGGTTGTTGATTGGCATGCTAAATCTAGCGGACGACGGGAGTCGCCTTACGGAGTCCGGCCTCCTGCCGTCCTCCTCCAGGCCGCCTACGCGCCCCGCCGCACGTCCTGTGCGGCGCACTACTTTTCACAAGGCTTTCGCCTTGACCGTATTGAAAGGCGCTCCGGTTCGACTCCACATAGGGTCGGTAAAGTAGCATTATTTTATTGGCATGCTAAATCTAGCGGACGACGGGAGTCGAACCCGCGTCACAAGCTTGGGAAGCTTGGATAATACCGTTATATGACGTCCGCGTAAGGAATTTTAATTTACCCGAAAAAACCGTATCTGTCAATCGGGTAAATTGGCGCCTACTACAATCCTTGATCCGGACCCGGTTTTGATCACTTCAATGCGGCTGGGGATGCGGGAGCGCATTTCCCCCACGTGGGAGATAAGGCCTACCATGCGGTGCTCCCGGAGTTCGTCCAGCACGATCATGGCCTTGTCCAGGGTACCCTCATCCAAGCTGCCGAAGCCTTCGTCGATGAAAACCGCATCCAGTCGGATGCCGCCGGAACGAGCCTGGATGGAGTCGGCCAGGCCCAGGGCCAGGCTGATGGAGGCCATGAAGCTTTCGCCCCCGGAAAGGGTGGCGCAGGGCCGGGTCTTACCGGTGGCGGAGTCGAAAACCGCCAGGTCCAGGCCGGCCAGGGCGTTGCCTGCGACCCGTTCGCTGTTCAGGATCAGGGAGTACCGGGACTCGCTCATCCGGTAAAGCCGCTTGGTGGCAAAGGCGGCTACCTCCTTCAGGTAGAGACCCAGGAGCCAAGCGTCGAAGGGCTTCCGTTTGGGATTGTTCCCCCCAAGATCCGCCGCCAGGGCGCTTAAGCGCCCTGAGCTTTGGGCCAGCTCCTCCCGGCGTTTCCCCGCTTCTTTCAGCCGGGCCGCATCTTGTTCTAGGGCGGAAAGCTCCATGCCGACCCGCTCCCGCCCGGTTTCGGCTTTTTCCCGGTCTGTAGCCAGGGTTTTCAGGGCGGCCTGAATTTCCTCCGGCTCTGCGGGGGACGGTCCCAGGGGAATGCGGGCGGTCCGGATTTCTTCCAGGCTCCGTTCCAGTTCTTCCCCCTGGGTTTTCAGGCGGGACCGTTCGACCTTCCACTGATCAATACCAGCTTCCAGGGCGGATTCGGCGTCCCGGCCCAGGATGGCGGCTCGGAGGGATTCGGCATTGGAAAAGGACGATGAGGCCAGGGCTTCTTTCAGCGCGGCGGCGGCTTCCCGATGCTGCTTTTCCGCTTCGCTGCGGTTCGCGGCGCTTCCCTCCTCCCGGGCCCTGGCTGCGGCGGCTTCCCGGCCTGCGGCGTCCAGGTTTTCCCGCCTTTCCCGGATACGCCGCTCCAGATCACCGATGGATCTGTCCAGAGCTTCCAGGGCTTCGGCTGCATTGGAAAGCTTCCCTTCCTCAAGAAGTCCCCGGTGTTTATCCCGCATTTCCACAACGCTTTTCTCCAGGCCCCGGAATTGTTCCTCCAGCGCCGAGACGTTCTTTTCCATTTCCATTTGTT from Treponema primitia ZAS-2 includes:
- a CDS encoding MATE family efflux transporter, coding for MTMRNSWNNHALFYLLWPLMVEQILTITVGILDTVMVSVVGQHAVSGVSLVDSITILLIIAFGALSTGGSVVVSQYIGRRDFKKSSLASKQLIYTSVVVAAIITALSLLCYRPMLQIIYGKIEADVMGAAETYFWITLLSYPFLAVNNAAASLFRSVGNSAIPMKISILVNLINFAGNAILIYGFHMGVTGAAIATLTSRAVAAIVLLLLLRSRAPESISISGLSKIRLEFPMIRSILNIGIPSALENSMFQIGKIMVSRIFTFFGTGAIAANAIAGIFSTFMVMPGQAASLAMLTIVGQCVGARAYEDARYFAAKLIKLTYAGHLILCTLCIIFMDPLTGMFGLTAEAQDLAKKYLLVHTIFTPITWPLSFVLPNALRAAGDVRYSMIVAIISMWTIRVSVSYLLSYTLGFGSMGVWYAMVVDWAVRGTFYLIRWKGNKWQNKAVIKS
- the yccX gene encoding acylphosphatase produces the protein MADQKNMRDNGAFFAQVRGRVQGVGFRYSAYHEASRLGLTGWVRNTYDGEVEVWAEGPQESLDTLIQWLYQGPPRARVDEVDAETKSPTGAYRVFSIE
- a CDS encoding glycine--tRNA ligase, translated to MSEELTEYQGPATMEKITSLAKRRGFVFQSSEIYGGQSGAWDYGPLGIELKNRISRNWWKEMTQLHDNIVGLDAAILMHPRTWEASGHVENFTDPLVDCKKCKTRFRADQIDPKNLAEKKCPDCGGELTDTRKFNLMFKTHIGPVESAAGEVDNNLIYLRPETAQGIYVNYKNIIQSNRMKIPFGIAQIGKAFRNEIVTKNFIFRTCEFEQMEMQYFVKPGTDVDTFNEWKKQRWAYYEKLGVKMDHLRWHQHGPDELAHYAKDAYDIEYLFPMGWKELEGVHNRSNYDLTRHTEYSGKDLQYIDQENNNERYIPFIIETSAGLTRTLLMILCDAYDEEKVADKGNDDDWRTVLRFHPTVAPITVAILPLMKKDGLAELAQDIRNELKEDFSTDYDQGGAIGRRYRRQDEAGTPFCVTIDYESKDNGTVTLRFRDSMEQVRVPRTELAERLRKEIKEYKRIK
- a CDS encoding IS481 family transposase; this encodes MTNQQKIIKTKVGILELAKQLGNVSQACKVMGYSRDSFYRFKTLYETGGELALQEISKQKPNEKNRVDPEVEKAVVDFAYEQPAYGQLRVSNELKKRGMLVSPGGIRSIWLRHDLATFKARLKALEAKMAQEHLILTESQLAAMERAQEDKEAHGEIETEHPGYLGAQDTYYVGNIKGVGHIYQQTFIDTYSKVAFCKVYDRKNALVAADMLNDVVIPFFDSQDIPLLRILTDRGSEYCGNREHHEYVLYLDLENIEHTRTKTRHPQTNGICERFNKTCKEEFYSVAFRKKVYHTIDEIQLDLTEWIRQYNYERTHSGKYCYGKTPMQTFVDSIPLAKEKLIGYYESDGQS